The nucleotide sequence ttttctatgggATCCTTTTGACACTTGAAAAGATATTGTCATTGCAAATTGTGTTTCGACATTTCGTACAATAATTGTGACTATAACTGTGTGTAATCTTCTTGGGCTTacaagttttgtatttttgtcaaacatacaaaaaacaataatgagGAAAGTGAATTCGTCGTATTTACTAGGGAACCTCATGAATTGTCCCCAGGGGATTTGTATAAAAAGTGGCCTTTTAGTGGTACCTAGATCTTGGCCCAAGTAGGTACcactaaaattttagctgctagTTTCGAGTTTTGCTCCCAcagtataattttgaaattgaattttaaaatctacCCCGACGCTCAGGTTTTTCCCACGGTGGGCACGGTGTCATGATAAGTATGACAACGTCGTGGGAAAAACCTGTGCGTCGAGGTagcgattttcgaaaatttgaaaaatttaaattttactgtGGGAGCTGAACTAAAACTGGCAGCtccagctaaaattttaatggtgtggtactTGGACCAATATGCCACCAAGAccactttccatccaaatcccGAGGGACACTTCGCATGAGGTTCCCTATCCCTTTTAAGAAGGTGCATTCCCGGTCAAAAACTAAAGATGGAGTAGGtattgacaacattttttttttgtcgttttctaCGCCTTCCCTTTTCGACATAGGCAACTCAACCATCGTATCAATGAGATGAGATCCTTTGTTCTCTGGGCGCGTTTAGTTCAGTTTTTTCACGTTTCCCGGGTTCCCAAGTTTCCCAATTTCAACCCCTTGATAACCGCATGGCGCATTTTCACTGGTTGTGGCAGTTGGCAGTCATTTTAgggaaataaaacaaaattagtCCACTCTTGTTTTGTTGACCTGTGTTTTTTCGTCGCGTTATAAATAAGTGCTTATTTGTCTTCGTCAAGTTGCTTCGCGAAGtaattcaacttttgagaaaaggtatgtacttatataTGCAATGCTTCTGTGTACTATTAACTAGCGTATGATTCTATCGTATTCGTATCCCTGATTATTTCAGATTTTGCGATGTCGCTGGAAGCTGCTGATGATTCAGAATACGAAATGCCACCAGTCGTTCGTGCAGCGATTGATGTGAAAATCGGAAATATCAACGTTACAGCAATATTGGACGATACTTGTGTAATCAACGCTATACACAAGAAGGTATTCAAACGAATTTGTTCACTCATAGACGAGGCTGTCGAAACGTAtgacaaagttgaaaatattgaattggATTTCACTATCGATGGACGCTCCGTCACAGCTGTGTTTCGTATTTTGGAAAATCTTTACTGCGATATGACTTTGGGAGACGAATTTTTCCAGACGGTAAAAGCTCATATCAACAGGAAACTTAGATTATTGAATTGGTCCTATCAGGATGAATTGGTGATAACCAACATGGTCGAAAACGAAGCCAATTTCAGAGCTTTATCGGGCGGTAGCGATGCTTTCAATGAAGTCCAGTTGTTAGAAATGGTACGATAGgtataaatttcatttaattaattccCGTTGTTCGTTTCTTAGCAGCATTGTAATCGGGTTTTGTGTTTCATTCATCATCTGAACAGGAAGTAGAAACTGGAGAACCATCAGTCGAAAGCGATGACAAGAAAAAGAGGAAAAGGAAGGATAGTGACAGCGAAAGCGATGCTTATAATGACGGTTCATCGACTTCCTCAGATTCAGATGCAACTTCCGTCAGTGGCGATTTAGATCTGCCAACATTGAGTAGCGGTATCGGTAAAGCAATGACGAAAGATGTCAAGAACGATGAATTTGCTCAAATATTCATCGCTGATAATACTTCGAGTGGAAAATGCTCTGCGTTCtacgtgatttatttttttgagaaaaaaatcgtatacttTGCCAATGAAGTATTAGAGCCTGAGAAAAAAACCCCATTGGGATATTACATGGAAGCATTTCGTAATGCTTTTTGCGGAGCAGA is from Planococcus citri chromosome 1, ihPlaCitr1.1, whole genome shotgun sequence and encodes:
- the LOC135831644 gene encoding uncharacterized protein LOC135831644, with product MSLEAADDSEYEMPPVVRAAIDVKIGNINVTAILDDTCVINAIHKKVFKRICSLIDEAVETYDKVENIELDFTIDGRSVTAVFRILENLYCDMTLGDEFFQTVKAHINRKLRLLNWSYQDELVITNMVENEANFRALSGGSDAFNEVQLLEMEVETGEPSVESDDKKKRKRKDSDSESDAYNDGSSTSSDSDATSVSGDLDLPTLSSGIGKAMTKDVKNDEFAQIFIADNTSSGKCSAFYVIYFFEKKIVYFANEVLEPEKKTPLGYYMEAFRNAFCGAEKHGIKHLHLISENKEAVELMTAQLENFKKYGQVQPDQFPDDVNLYRLKDFANYFNACCGITRFESLKFEFVPSDDERYEGMVHARQFVECFSFLY